The sequence CGCCTCGCTGTGCCACTGGCCGAAGCTCATCCCAGAGCCGCCGCCGCTCGGCGTAGCTGCTGGGCGCCGGCGTCGTGACTGAGTCGGCCAGCCAGATCGAAGCGCTCATCGACGGCGCACCGCTCGTGGTAGCGGGCGAGCTGCTCCAGCATGTCCGTCACGGCCAGCCGGGTCTCTGCGTCGTCGCGTACCGGGGCCTCAGCGTCGACGATGACGTCTTGGTGATCCGCATAGAGCCGGGCTCGAACGTCCAGGAGTTCCAATCCGAAGCGGTCCCAGACCAGGTCATTGCCGGCCAGCTGTTTCCAGACTTCACAGGCCAGATGCATTGCCCCGGCCACAGCGAGATCGTCGGGTTCGGCGCGGAGGCGACTGCTGATCTCCCTGGCCGCGTCGACGTACTTCATGACGGCACCTCGGTTCGAAGTCTGCAACGTAGTCCACCCGTTCTGAATCGGTCGTCGTGCTGGCCAAGTAGTGGTTCCGGTCCTTCATACCTGCGGCCGAAGATCATCGAACTGCGGCTCCTCACCCCGTTCCGCTCGCGGTACTGGCGGCGAGCAGATCGGGAAGAAGCTCCCGCAGCAGGGCGTACGTTGTCGGCGCCAGGTCTTCGGGCACCTCGGCCTCCCGGGCACGCATCAGCTCCCCCAGCAGGTTACGTAGTTCCGCAGCGTGTCCCTCGGCGTGAGCAGCCCGCATGATGTCGCGCCAGGGCCCGTCATCGGCGCGGTCGGGGTCGGCCAGCCACGCCTGCTGTACGGCCCACCGAGCTCCGGCGATGTCCCCCGCCTCGAGGTACAGCTCCGCGAGGTCGTGGGCGGTGTCGACGACTGCGGACGTGATGTGCCCGGGATAGATGTCGGATTCGGGCAGCCAGGTGAAGGGGTTGCGGGTGCCGACGGCGTACGCCCGGTCGGCTCCGTCGAGGGGTGCGCCCCGAACGAACTCCAGCGCGGCGCGTAGATCCTTGACCCCGGCCGGGCCGCGGCTCTGCCCGCGACTCCGCAGCCGACGGAACAGATGCCAGTCCAGCAGGTAGCCCGGCGCGAGCCGGTACAGCCGATCGGATCCCATCTCCGGCAACCAGGCGGAGCCGTCCTGCCCCTCCCCCAGCCAGCGACGGGCCCGCGTGATGGCAACCCGGCGGCTGGCGTCCTTGACCTGCTGCTCCGGCCACAGTGCGTCGGTCAGTTGCTCGGCGGAGGCTCCGCGAGCGCCGCGTTGGGCGAGGTAGACGATGAGCTCCGCGTGGAAGCGACGGCGCTGGGCAGGTGCCGGGCCTGGCGCCTCGACGCTCACCGCGCCGAGCACGCCGATCCGGGGACGAGCGGTGTCCTGCTCCCGCCAGGCCCGTAGGTCCGAATCAAGCTCGGGATCGGACTGGCGGCGGCGCTGCCGGATCGCGGCGCTGACCTCCCGCCGGGGCCCGACGGGCAGTGTCTGGCCGGTGTCGATTCGCGGCACAGCGACGATCGGGTCCGCGGGCGCCGGTGGATCCGGGAAGTCCCGTATGCCGTTCTCGGGCACCTGCGACATCGCGGGCTCGGCAACATCGGTCGCGGTGAGGAGCTCAAGCACGGAGCCTGCTGCGTCGGTGCCCTCTGCCCAGTCCTCCAGTTCGGTCGCGGGCGGCGTCGGCTCGTCGCTGGCGTTTCGGGCCTGCGCCATGATCTCGACAAGGGGCTCGAGCTCGCGTACGGGTAAGCCCGCCGCCGCTCCCTCGACGAGGAGGAAGGGCAGGGCGAGATGCAGCGTCCCGTCCTCGTCGATGACGGCGGTGTTCGGACCGGTCGCCGCGTGGACCCGGGTGGTGCTGGCAAGAGCGACAGCGCACCGGCCGGCCTCCCGTAGCTCTTTGCCCAGCTCGTCCAGGAGATCGACGTCGTCGATGTCCGGGTCGGCGACGAGCAGCACCTGAGGTGCCCAGGCCTCGCCGTTGTCGAGGATGCGCCCCGCGAGGGCGTCCGCCGCTCCGGAAGCGTGGAGTGCGGTGGTGACGGCGGCGGCCCGCCGCCGGAGGCGGGCGACGGCTTCGCTGATGGACGAGGCTGACCGCACCCGGTCTGGGTTGAGTGCGATCAGCAGGTCGGTCTCGTGCGCCGGGAAGCCGGTGACCACGATCTCGACCTCGTCGGACCACGCATTGCACGCCAGCTCGCAGGCGATGTATCGGAGCAGTGCCAAGGTGCGCTCGCTGTCGCCCGCGATGGTGAGGCTGCCCAGTCGTTCGAGGTCGAGAAGGAGGTGCCGGCCCGGCTGGGACCCGACGGCGACGAGTGCGGGTAGCGGCGCGAGCTGCTCGGTGACGGCCGGCACGATGGCATCTCCGGGCAGGGTCCAGCGGCTGCCGTCGTCGATCCACGGGGCGGGCGGCTGAGGTGCCGGCGTGGTGAGGACAACGGTGACGCTCTGGTCGACGATCCACGCGGCGGCGATGTCCGGCAGGGGCTGTTCCCGTTCGGCAAGCGCCGCGGCGAGGCTGCGCAGGGCGAGATCGAGCCGGTCGACATCGGCGGGTTGTTCGGCGACCCGCAGCACCCGCTCCGTCGCTCCCTTGCGGGGGTGCGGTAGGCGTCGACCGGGTCGGCGGTGCTGGCGCTGGCGGTTCCGTTGACGTACCCCAGCGGCGAGCAGCAGCGCGGAGAGTAGACCGGCGCCCGCGAGTGCTCCCAGGACAATGTCCTCGTTGTCGTCGCTCTCCTCAGCTGACTGCGGGCGTTCCTGGTCTGCTTCGGCCCCGGTCTCGTCGCTGGGGCCTGCCGTAGCCGTTCGTTCGTCAGCAGGCGAGCTGACCGAGGCAGAGGGCGTAGGCGTAGCAGTCGGTGGGCTTGTGGGAGCGACGGTGGGCGCTGGGCTCGCATCACCCTGCCCGGGACCGTCGGTATCCGCACGGCCGGGGATGTCGTCACCGGCCTGCTGACGGGGATCGGCCGACGGGCCGCCAGCTTCTGGAGGGGTCGCCTGCGCTCGACCGCCATCCACGACCCGGCCTTGAGCTCGCTCGATCGGGCCGCGATCGCGCGCATCCCTGGGCAGGAGAATCCGCCATCCAGGCTCGATGTGGTCGGGGAAGCGAGCGTCACGCCGCTCGAGCTGCGGGTTGAGCGCGACGATGTCGACGTAGCGGTCGGCGTCACCGAGAAAGCGCTGAGCGACGCCCGACAACCAGTCGCCACGCGCCACCGAGTAGGCCAGGGGGTCAGCCGTCGCGGCGGGTGAGGCCAACATCGACGTAGTGGTGGCAGTCCGGGCGATGGCAATCGGGATCCGCAGGGTCCACCCGCCGTAGATCCGGGTGTTTCCCGGCCGGAGGCTGCGGCCGTCTGGTTGCGGCAACCCGTGATTCGCCTCGGCCAGGCGTTGCCACGAGACGTGGTACCGCTCGGCGACGGCGAGCAGGCTCTCTCCGCGCTCCACGGAGTGCTCCAGGTAGCCATCCGCTGCTACGGCGGTCGTGGCGGTATCCGGCGAGATGGCCCTCTCGGAGGGCGCCTGGTTCGCTCCGACCGCGACGGGCTGAGCGACAGCGGTGGGCACGGCTGCCGAGGCCAGGACCGGCGCAGCGAACGCACCGATGATGGCGGCGACCAACGCGGCGGCGGCCCGCTGTTGGAGACGCATGCCGGGGAGCCGTGCGATGTGGCGCGCGTCCCTTCCGGCGACCCTGCACCTGAGCAGCGGTCTCCGCTATGACGGCGACGAGGAAGGTGGCCCACGTCCACGCGGCCAGAACGGCGGCCACCCAGCCGACCAGCGCCAGGGTCTGCAGGAACAGGTCTCCGTCGTCACGGGTACTGAGTGCCTGCCAGACCTGGCTGGCGGCGGTGCCCGGATCGTGGGTGAGGGTGGCGAACCAGCCGCCGAGGTCGGCGAGGGGGTTGCCGGCAGCCCAGAGCAGCACGGGTGGAAGGGCGACGATCACCGCGATCAGGGCAAGAGCGCCGACTCCGGTCAGTGCCTGTTGGCCGCGACCGGCGGTGGGTGCAGTGCGTGCCACGGATGCTCCTTTGCGAGCTGCTACTGAGCGATCAGGTTCGCGGTCGCTCGGCCGGTCACCGTCGTGCCTCCGCCTCCGGCGAACAAATCGAGCAGGATCGGGTTGTAGGTGACGGTGACGGTGACCGTGAGCTGTTGGGCGTCGTTGACAGTGACGGCGCCGGTGACCCCGTCGAGATTGTCGAGGTACGCCTGCACCGCGGAGGCGGCGAGCGAGGCGTCGACCTCCTTGGCGCCGCCGTCGATGGCCTGTCCGGCCTTGATCGCCTGTCCGCCGGCGCGGGCTGCCTCGGTGGCGATGTTGTCCGCGCGCTGGTAGGCGCGCACCTTGGCGCCACCGTCGACAACGAGGCCGATCAGGGCGAGGAAGGCGGGTGCGAGAACGGCGAACCAGATCGTGACCCGGCCGTCGTCGTCGCCCATTCGGCGGATGGCCGCTCTCATGATCTTCCCCGGTATGTGTCCAAGGGGCTGGTGAAGGATGCTCGGATCGGCACGGTGCCGGGCATGCCGGGTAGCGCGACGTCGGAGAAGGTGGCGGTGCAGTTGAGCGTGGCGGTGACGGTGGCGGGTTGCCCAACGGGGACGTCGAAACCTGCGGTGGAGACCGTG comes from Micromonospora purpureochromogenes and encodes:
- a CDS encoding LysM peptidoglycan-binding domain-containing protein; protein product: MRLQQRAAAALVAAIIGAFAAPVLASAAVPTAVAQPVAVGANQAPSERAISPDTATTAVAADGYLEHSVERGESLLAVAERYHVSWQRLAEANHGLPQPDGRSLRPGNTRIYGGWTLRIPIAIARTATTTSMLASPAATADPLAYSVARGDWLSGVAQRFLGDADRYVDIVALNPQLERRDARFPDHIEPGWRILLPRDARDRGPIERAQGRVVDGGRAQATPPEAGGPSADPRQQAGDDIPGRADTDGPGQGDASPAPTVAPTSPPTATPTPSASVSSPADERTATAGPSDETGAEADQERPQSAEESDDNEDIVLGALAGAGLLSALLLAAGVRQRNRQRQHRRPGRRLPHPRKGATERVLRVAEQPADVDRLDLALRSLAAALAEREQPLPDIAAAWIVDQSVTVVLTTPAPQPPAPWIDDGSRWTLPGDAIVPAVTEQLAPLPALVAVGSQPGRHLLLDLERLGSLTIAGDSERTLALLRYIACELACNAWSDEVEIVVTGFPAHETDLLIALNPDRVRSASSISEAVARLRRRAAAVTTALHASGAADALAGRILDNGEAWAPQVLLVADPDIDDVDLLDELGKELREAGRCAVALASTTRVHAATGPNTAVIDEDGTLHLALPFLLVEGAAAGLPVRELEPLVEIMAQARNASDEPTPPATELEDWAEGTDAAGSVLELLTATDVAEPAMSQVPENGIRDFPDPPAPADPIVAVPRIDTGQTLPVGPRREVSAAIRQRRRQSDPELDSDLRAWREQDTARPRIGVLGAVSVEAPGPAPAQRRRFHAELIVYLAQRGARGASAEQLTDALWPEQQVKDASRRVAITRARRWLGEGQDGSAWLPEMGSDRLYRLAPGYLLDWHLFRRLRSRGQSRGPAGVKDLRAALEFVRGAPLDGADRAYAVGTRNPFTWLPESDIYPGHITSAVVDTAHDLAELYLEAGDIAGARWAVQQAWLADPDRADDGPWRDIMRAAHAEGHAAELRNLLGELMRAREAEVPEDLAPTTYALLRELLPDLLAASTASGTG
- a CDS encoding TadE/TadG family type IV pilus assembly protein is translated as MRAAIRRMGDDDGRVTIWFAVLAPAFLALIGLVVDGGAKVRAYQRADNIATEAARAGGQAIKAGQAIDGGAKEVDASLAASAVQAYLDNLDGVTGAVTVNDAQQLTVTVTVTYNPILLDLFAGGGGTTVTGRATANLIAQ